One Scylla paramamosain isolate STU-SP2022 chromosome 6, ASM3559412v1, whole genome shotgun sequence DNA segment encodes these proteins:
- the LOC135101656 gene encoding putative GPI-anchor transamidase isoform X4, protein MYRSVKRLGIPDSQIILMVADDMACNPRNPRPATVFNNAHQHINVYGEDVEVDYRGYEVTVENFVRLLTGRLAPSTPRSKRLLTDDGSNILIYMTGHGGDGFLKFQDSEEITNVELADAFEQMWQKKRYNEILFIIDTCQAASMYEHFYSPNILAIASSLVGEDSLSHHVDPAIGVYIIDRFTYYALEFLERVTPDSKKTLAQFLQVCPKRVCISTVGVRLDLYKRDPSRVLVTEFFGSVRNVELTTRVLDLPKCGGSRQVAVNKSVNTRSSKATKPLHYASQLPLHHS, encoded by the exons TCAGATAATCTTGATGGTGGCTGATGACATGGCGTGCAATCCCCGCAATCCTCGGCCAGCTACAGTGTTCAACAATGCTCACCAGCACATCAATGTCTATGGTGAGGATGTAGAGGTGGACTACCGTGGTTATGAG GTAACTGTTGAAAACTTTGTGAGGCTGTTGACAGGCCGGCTGGCTCCCAGCACTCCAAGGTCCAAGCGGCTGCTGACAGATGACGGTTCCAACATTCTGATCTACATGACTGGTCACGGTGGAGATGGCTTCCTCAAATTTCAGGATTCAGAAGAAATCACAAACGTCGAATTGGCTGATGCTTTTGAACAGATGTGGCAGAAGAAAAG GTACAATGAAATTCTCTTCATCATTGACACCTGCCAGGCAGCCTCCATGTATGAGCACTTCTACTCTCCCAACATCCTGGCCATTGCATCCAGTCTGGTGGGGGAAGACTCACTCTCG CATCATGTTGATCCAGCCATCGGAGTTTACATCATTGACCGCTTCACCTACTATGCTCTGGAGTTCTTAGAGAGAGTCACCCCAGACAGCAAGAAGACACTTGCCCAGTTT CTTCAAGTGTGTCCCAAACGAGTGTGCATATCCACAGTAGGGGTTCGGTTGGACCTCTACAAGAGGGACCCCAGTCGTGTTTTGGTGACAGAGTTTTTTGGGTCAGTGCGTAATGTAGAGCTGACCACCCGGGTTCTGGACTTGCCCAAGTGTGGTGGATCACGGCAGGTAGCAGTCAATAAATCAGT taatacaAGAAGCAGCAAAGCCACAAAGCCTCTTCATTATGCTAGTCAGCTTCCTCTTCACCATTCCTGA